The genome window GTGACGCTCGACCCGGCCGGCGGATTGGTGTTCTGCACCGCCAGTCCTATGCGCGCATTGTGCCCGTCCAGGATGTAGTTGAGGCCGACATCCACGGTCCGCGTCGGGTCGCCACCCAATGCCGCGACGGCGTGCTGGTAACGTACCATCGGCTGGACCCGGCCCGGACCCATCTTCGACGCGAACAGCCAGCTGGCAAGGCCGAAGGCGCTCCAGCCTTCCTTGCCCAGATCGTTGCCCTGGTCGAAGTTGTAGTAGGCGCCTTCGAGCGTGAGCACGTCCGCGGCGATGACTTTCTTCTCGAAGAGGAGGTCGACGTTGAACCCCAGCATCTTCTTGTCGCCGGCCGTATCGATGGTCTTCTTGTACTGAATCGTGCCTCCCAGCGCGAGGACGTCCTTCGATCCGTAATAGGTGCTGGAGTTGTAGTAGCCGGGCTCCGGATCGAGGAAGTTGAAGACCACCCGCCCGGCGTAGATGGCCTGACCGACGGGTACCGCGGTGTCCAGCGTGAAGACGCCCGCCTGGTATTTGAGCTGTCCGTGGTTGAGCTGGCCCCACAGCGCTGCTCCGTCGGCGCGGCCGGCGTAGATCGATGGATATCCGTTGACGGTCGTCGGATAGTTCCAGGCGTTCTGGTAGTAGGGCCCGCTCAGGTTCGCGCGGTCCGACGGTGGCAGAAAGCGTCCCATCCAGACGTTGAAGAGCTCGCTGGGCTCGAACTGCGCGATGGCGTCGAGCACGCGGATGGTGCCGCCATCGGCGTTGTTCAGGTCGAGGTTCCCCGCGAACTTCAGCCAGGGCGCGAACTGGCCGGCGATGTACGGACGCACGTCCAGCGTGTTGACGCTTACTCCTTGCGCGGGCGTGGTGTCGACGTAGCCGCCTCCGACGCGGACCCCGACTCCATAGGAGAGTGTCTTGGGTCCGAGGGTGAGCTCTGCGGCCGGAGCCGCTGCGGCGGCGAGCGCGACGGTGCAGATGACGGCGATTCTCATCCTAGCGCCCCGCCCGCTTCTCGTTGCCTGCGATGAACGGGCTCCACGGCTGGGCGCGGATCGGTTTGTCCGTCTTCCAGACCACGTCGAACTGCCCGTTGCCCTGCACCTCGCCGATGAACACCGGCTTCCACAGGTGGTGGTTCGTCTCGTCCATCTTCAGCGTGAACCCGGAGGGCGCCACGAACGTCTGGCCGGCCATCGCCTTGCGGACGTCGTCGACCTTGACGCTGCCGGCCTTCTGCGCCGCCTGCGCCCACATGTGCATGCCGACGTAGGTGGCTTCCATCGGGTCGTTGGTCACGCGCGAATCGCCGCCGGGAAGCCCGTTCTTCTTCACGTATGCCTTCCACATCTTGATGAACTCGGCATTCGTCTTGTTCTTGAGAGACATGAAGTAGTTCCAGGCCGCGAGGTGGCCGACCAGCGGCTTGGTGTCGATGCCGCGCAGCTCCTCTTCACCGACGGAGAACGCGACCACCGGGATGTCGGTGGCCTTGAGCCCCTGGTTGCCGAGCTCCTTGTAGAAGGGCACGTTGGAGTCGCCGTTGATGGTGGAAATCACCGCCGTGTGTCCGCCGGCGCCGAACGCTTTGATCTGTGCGACGATCGTCTGGTAGTCGCTGTGGCCGAACGGCGTGTACGTCTCCAGGATGTCGCTCTCCGGGATTTTCTTCGACTTCAGGAAGGCCCGGAGGATCTTGTTCGTGGTGCGCGGGTAGACGTAGTCGGTGCCGAGCAGGAAGAAGCGCGTCGCGCCGCCGCCTTCCTTGGACATCAGGTATTCCACCGCGGGGATCGCCTGCTGGTTCGGCGCCGCGCCCGTGTAGAAGACGTTCTGCGACAGCTCCTCGCCCTCGTACTGGACAGGATAGAAGAGGAGCCCGTTCAGCTCCTCGAACACCGGCAGCACGGACTTGCGCGAGACCGACGTCCAGCAGCCGAACACCGCCGCCACGTTGTCCTTGGTCAGCAGCTGGCGCGCCTTCTCCGCGAACAGCGGCCAGTTCGAGGCGGGATCGACGATCACTGGCTCCAGCTTCTTGCCGAGCACGCCTCCTTTGGCGTTGATCTCGTCGATGGTCATCAGCGCGACGTCCTTGAGCGACGTCTCGCTGATCGCCATCGTTCCCGACAGCGAATGCAGAATGCCGACCTTGATGGTCTCCGCGGCGCGAGCCGGCGGCGCGCCGAAGAGGACGGCGCAGAGAACGGACGACAGCATGAAGATGAGCTTCCGGGTGTACATGGGTTGGGGTTCTCCTCGGCCCGGTCGGACCTGCGCCCGGTCAGTGCAACAGCGGGACCACTTGCCGCGGCGCGGCGACGGCTGCCCTTCATTCGTGCGAGCCGCCGAAGCTGGAGAAGTCGCCCGACGAAATCGTCGGATGCATGGGTCCGCGACGACAAAAACGTCGCGCGCGTCCTCGACAAACCGTGCGTCGGTCCGCGCGCGATGGTTCACGGTCGTGCAGTTGGCCGGGCGAACGGCTGACGTTTTCGTGGTTTCCCGGTGGGCGACCGACGAATTCGTCGCTTGCGCTATGTAAACCCAGGGGCGAGCATGCGGTTGAAGCTCTCGGGACTGCGGATTCCCTGACGCGCCATCCACGTGTCCGCGGCCGCGATGCGAGCGGCACCGGCCTCACCGCCGGACAACTCGCCGTGGCGGCGTCGCGCGACGGCGGCGTAGAGCGCCATGTCGACGGTATCGAACTCGCTCGCGGCCCGTTCGAGGAGGATGAGAGCCCGCTCCGGCTGGCCACGAAGGGCTGCGATCCCGGCGCGGAGCAACTCGCCCGCCGGCCTGAACGCGGCGATGGGATCGCTCATCAGCTCGCGCGCAGCCCGATCCGCGACGTTCAGGAGAGCACTTCTCGCGGCCCGATCGCGTGCATCCGCCACCGCCGCGAGCGCGCTGGCGCCGCGGACGTGCACCATCTGTGACCGCACGACGCGCACGCGACCCAGCATCGATTGTTCGAACGCTGGCCAGGCCGCGTCGACGCGCGCCCAGGCGGCGTGGCCGTCGCCCTCATAGCGGTCGACGAACGCCTCGCCGAGCAACAGGAGCATGTGCTGGATGTCGAAGCCGCCGGTCACCCACTGCTCTCGAGCGAGCCGCACTTCGGCGTCGCAGCTCCTGGGGGTCCGGAATCTCGACGGCGGGTCTGGACGCGGTCGCCACCGCCGGGGCCTGCCGCAGCACGGGGAACAGGCGCACCAGGGAATGGATGTCGCTCGGCAGCAGCACTTCAGCCTGGTCCCCCAGACGCCGCAATCGCTGCGAGAGCGAATCGATCACGCTGTCGAGCGCCTTGTAGGGGACGGATTCGCGCTCGTAGCAGCGGCCGGCCAGCACGGTTGCCCGAGGGTCCGCCCGAATGCGGCCGAGGAAGCGATCGACCAGCGTCGTCTTGCCCATGCCCGAACGACCCTGGACGAGGACGGTCACGGGCGTGCCTTCGCGCGCTCGTGCTTGCGCGGCTTCCAGCGCCTCGAGCTGGGACTGCCGCCCAAGGAAGACCGGTGCAGGCCCCTGCGCGGGCATGCCGGTCGGGACGTGGGCACTTCGCAACCGTCGCAACACTTCCGAGCCCTTCGGCCGCTCGTCGGGGTTCCGATGGACGAGCGCGGTCGCAAGCTCGGCGAGATCCTCCGGAATGCCGTCGCGACGCAACGGAGGCGCCTCTCGCCGGATCTTTGCGTCGAGCACCTCGATCACCGTGCCCTCGAAGGGCAGCCGCCCGGCGAGGATGTCGTAAAGCATCGCGCCCACGCTGTACCAATCGCAGGCCGGGCCCAACTCCGCGCCGCCGGCTTGCTCCGGTGACATGTACGGCGGCGTTCCGCCCATCGGATCGAGGATCGAATCGCCTGCCGACGCGGACCGCCGGGCGCTCACCAGACCGAAGTCGAGGAGGACGACCCGGCCTCGGCTATCCACCATCACGTTCGACGGCTTGATGTCCCGGTGCAGGCGTCCAGTCGCGTGGAGGGCTTCGACGCCGAGCGCGAGCTGCCGGAACGCGTCGCGCAGCCGGTCGACGTCGCCATTGGCGATCCAACGCCGGAAATCGACGCCCTCCAACAGCTCCATGGTGCAGAACCAGCGGTCTTCGTCCGAGATGAGCTCGTAGAGGGTGACGAGGTTCGGGTGCGAGACGTTGGCGAACGAGCGGAACTCGTGCTTGAACCGGTATAGCCCCGCCGGATCGAACCGCTGCAGCGTCTTCAGCGCGACGTCGCGGCCCTGGGCGAGATCGCGGGCGCGATAGACCACACCCATCGGTCCCGCGCCGAGCCGCGAGAGGACCTGGAACCGCGCGTTGCCGCCGAAGTCTCCGGGGTCCACGGAGTCACCCTGAGGAAGGGCGCGCATCATACTGAATCTATGCAGCTGTGCTGGAAGGTTGCGACGATCCTGCCATTTCGACCGAGGGAAGCGACGAATTCGTCGGAACGGCGGCCCGGATGTGAAGATTGGGTGAACCGGGGCCCATCCCTGCGAACGCATTTGACAAACCGCGGCAAGGGGCGCTACCCATGTGCGCCATGAAATCCCGGCTCCCGCGCGCCGCCGTCCTCTTCGCTTCCGCGCCGGAGCTTCGCTCCTCGCTCCTTCTTGGCGTCGTCGGACTGCTTCCGCTCATTAGCAGCGGGTGCGGGCCGCCGTCCTGACCGAGGAAGATTTCCGGAAGGAACCTGGCCCCCGCACCCGACCCGGTGCGGGGGCTTTTTTTTGCCCCCGAGGTCCGCATGTCGTCGCAGCCCGCAGTTGCACAGCAGAGCCGAAGCCCCGACGCCGAACCGGTCCAGAGGACGGGCGCGCAGATGGTCTGGGAAGTTCTCGTGCGCGAAGGCGTCGACGTCGTCTTCGGGTACCCGGGCGGCGCGATCATGCCGACCTACGACGCGATGCCGGCCTATCCCATCCGGCACGTCCTGGTCCGGCACGAGCAGGGCGCCGCCCACATGGCCGACGGCTATGCCCGGGCGTCGGGCAAAGTCGGAGTGGCGATCGCCACCTCCGGACCGGGCGCGACGAACCTCGTCACCGGCATCGCGACGGCGATGATGGATTCCTCTCCCATCGTCTGCATCACGGGGCAGGTGCCTTCGACGGTCTTGGGCAGCGACGCCTTCCAGGAGACGGACATCACCGGCATCACGCTGCCGATCACCAAGCACAACTACCTGGTCACGCGCGCCGAGGACGTCGCCCCCACCCTCCGCGAGGCCTTCTTCATCGCCCGCTCCGGCCGGCCGGGTCCGGTGCTGGTGGACATCACCAAGGACGCGCAGCAGGGAGTGGCGCGCCTCGACGCGCGGTTGCCGACGCGGGCGGCGCGCAGCCGCCCGATTCCGACGCCGACTTCCGACGCCATCGCCCGGGCAGCCTTGTTGATCGACGCGGCCGAGCGGCCCCTGATCCTCGCGGGCCAGGGCGTTCTGGCGTCGGGATCGACGGCGCTCTTGCGCGAGTTTGCCGAGAAGACCGGCGTTCCGGTGACCGCCACGCTGCTCGGCCTCGGAGGCTTCCCGGCATCGCATCCGCTCAGCCTGGGCATGATGGGGATGCACGGTGAAGCCTGGGTGAACACGTCGATCCAGGAAGCAGATCTCTTGGTCGCGCTGGGGATGCGCTTCGACGACCGGGTCACCGGCAAGCTGCAGACGTACGCGGTGAACGCGAAGAAGATCCACGCGGAGATCGACCCCAGCGAGATCAACAAGAACGTCCGGGTGGACGTCGCCCTGCCGGGAGACCTGCGGCGGACGTTGGAGGCGCTGCTTCCGGTCGTACAGGCGCGAACGCGCAAGCCCTGGCTGGATCGCATCGCGGCCCGGCGGAGCGAAGCGGCCCGCCGCGACGTGCAGTCGGTTCCCTCGGGCGGGAAGCTCTTCGCCGCCCACGTGCTGCACGATCTCTGGCGCTTGACGGAAGGCAAGGCGCTGGTCGTGACCGACGTCGGCCAGCACCAGATGTGGGAGGCGCAGTACTACAAGCACGAGCGACCCCGGTCGCTGATCACCTCGGGCGGCCTCGGCACGATGGGGTTCGCGCTTCCCGCGGCGATGGGCGCGCGCTTTGCCCGACCGGACGACGAGATCTGGGTAGTGGCGGGCGACGGCGGGTTCCAGATGACCGCCTGCGAGCTGATCACCTGCGCGCAGGAAGGCCTGAAGCTCAACATCGCCATCGTCAACAACGGCTATCTGGGGATGGTCCGACAGTGGCAGGAGTTCTTCTACAACCGCCGGTACGTCGCCACGCCGCTGCGCAGCCCCGACTTCGTGATGCTGGCTCAGGCGCACGGTTTGCCGGGACTCCGCGTCACGCGCAGGGAGGAGATCCCTCAGGCCGTCGAGCGGGCCCGGGCCGAGGCGGGCTCGGTGGTGGTCGAGTTCCGCGTCGAGCAGGAAGACTCGGTGTACCCGATGGTGCCGGCCAACACCGACCTGCGCGAGATGATCCGGCGACCCGCATTCGCCGAGGAGGAGTGATGCCGCACGACTCCGCGTTTTCCATTCCCAGTGGCCGGAGGACGGCGCAGACGCTCATCGTCTACGTCGAAGATCAGCCCGGGACCCTCAACCGCATCGTCTCGCTGTTCCGGCGGCGCGGGTTCAACATCGAGTCGCTCACGGTCGGCCGCTCCGAACGGGAAGGCATCTCCCGCATCACCGTGGTGGTGCGTGCGGACGACGAGACCGCCCGGCGGCTGGAGGCGAACCTCTACAAGCTCGTCAACGTGCTTTCGGTCGAAGACGTGACCCACGCGCCGTCGGTCACGCGCGAGATGGCGTTCGTGAAGGTGCGCGCCGCGCAGAACCGGCGCCCCGAGTTGCTTCAGCTCGTGCAGACCTTCCGCGCCCGTGTGGTGGACCTCGGTCCCGAGTCGGTGATCGTCGAGACCACCGGGACGCAGGAGAAGCTCGACGGGCTCGTCGAGGTGCTGCGCCCCTTCGGGATCCTCGAGCTGGTGCGCACTGGAGCGGTGGCGATGCAGCGAGGACCGGGGGGCGGCGCGCAGGACGAAGCGTCCGAATCGGATGACGGGGTAGCCGCATGACTTTCAAACCAGAAGCAGGAGCGACGCGGATGAACAGGAACGGGAACGAGACGAGCGACCGGGTGATCGTGTTCGACACCACCCTGCGCGACGGTGAGCAGGCCCCAGGCGGGAGCATGAACCTCTCGCAGAAGATGCAGGTGGCGAAGGCTCTCGCGGCGCTCGGCGTGGACGTGATGGAAGTCGGATTTCCCGTCGCGTCGCCAGGCGATTTCCAGGCCGTGGAAGCGATCTCCCGGCAAGTGGAGGGCCCCGTCATCTGCGCGCTCGCGCGCGCGCACCGGCCGGACATCGACGCCGTCCTCAAGGCGCTGGCGCCCGCGTCGCGCCGTCGGGTCCACGTCTTCCTCGCCACGAGCCCGATCCACCGCGAGCACAAGCTGCGGATGACGCAAGCGGAAGTGGTCCGCGTCGCCACCGGCGCCATCGAGTACGCGCGCGAGCGCTGCGACGACGTGGAGTTCTCCGCCGAGGACGCGGCACGCACGGAGCCGGACTTCCTCGTCGAAGTGGTGGAGCGCGCCATCGAGGCGGGCGCCACGACCATCAACATCCCCGACACCGTCGGGTACGCGGTGCCTTCGCACTTCGCCGCCATCATCGAGAACCTGCGCGCCAAGGTCCGCGGCATCGACCGCGTGGTGCTCAGCGTCCACTGCCATGACGATCTCGGCATGGCGGTAGCCAACAGCCTGGCGGCGCTCCAGGCGGGGGCGCGGCAGGTGGAGTGCACCGTCAACGGGATCGGCGAGCGCGCCGGGAACTGTTCGCTCGAGGAAGTGGTGATGGCGCTGCGCACGCGCCACGACTTCTTCGGCCTGCGCACGGGCATCCGTACGCAGCAGCTCTGCTCGGCGAGCCGGGTGGTGGCGGGAGCGACGGGATTCCACGTCGCGCGCAACAAGGCGGTGGTCGGGCAGAACGCCTTCGCCCACGAATCCGGCATCCACCAGCACGGGATGATCAACCACCAGCAGACGTACGAGGTGATGCGGCCCGAGGACGTCGGCTTCAAGAGCAGCAACCTCGTGCTCGGCAAGCACAGCGGCCGCCATGCGCTGAACGCGCGGCTGCACGATCTCGGCTACCAGCTCGAGCCGGAGCAGATCGACAAGGTATTCGAGGAGCTGAAGCGGCTCGCGGACAAGAAGAAGGAGATCTACGACGGCGACCTCGACGCGCTGCTCGTCGGCCTCTTCCAGAACGGGACGGCGCGCCGCTGGGAGCTGGCGAGCCTCAACGCGGTCAGCGGCACCGGCACGCCTCCCACTGCCGCCGTGTCGCTCCTCACCCGCGACGGGCGGAAGCTCGACGAGGCGGCCACCGGCGACGGTCCGGTCGACGCCGTCTTCAAGTGCATCGAGCGCATCACCGGCGTGAAAGCGCGTCTGCGCGACTTCACCATCGCGAGCGTCAGCGCCGGCGAGGATGCGCAGGGTGAAGTGATCGTCGTCGTCGAGCACGAGGGCCGCACCTATCGCGGGCGCGGCCTGAGCACCGACATCGTCCTCGCCAGCGCCGAGGCCTACCTGGAGGTGGTGAACCGAATCTCCGCGGGCCGCCTGCAGCGCAAGACGCCCCCCGAGCCCGAGGTGGTGTGTGGCGCAGTCTGAGCCGCGCACGCTCTTCGGCAAGCTCTGGGACGCGCACCTCGTCCGTCCGGAGACGGACGAGGCGCCAGCGGTCTTGTACGTCGATCTCCACCTCGTGCACGAGGTGACCTCGCCGCAGGCATTCTCGGTGCTGCGCGAGCGCGGCATCGGCGTGAGACGTCCCGGCCGGACGCTCGCGACCATGGATCACTCGACGCCGACCACGCCGCGTCCGCGGGGCACGAAGCTGGTCATCGAGGACCGCGACTGCGCGGCGCAGCTTGGCGCGCTGGAGGCGAACTGCGCGCAGTTCGGCGTCGAGCTGCACTCGCTCTCCAGCGAGCAGCAGGGCATCGTGCACGTCATCGGGCCGGAGCTGGGTCTGACGCAGCCGGGGATGACCATCGTCTGCGGCGACAGCCATACCAGCACGCACGGGGCCTTCGGCGCCTTTGCTTTCGGGATCGGCACCAGCGAAGTGGCGCACGTGCTGGCCACGCAATGCCTGCTGCAACGGCGGCCGCGAACGCTGCAAGTGCGGGTCGAAGGCCGGCCGCGGCCGGGTGTCACCGCGAAGGATCTCATCCTCTCGATCATCGGCCGCATCGGCATCGCCGGCGGCACCGGCCACGTCATCGAGTACACCGGAAGCGCCATCCGGGCGCTCTCGATGGAAGAGCGGATGACGGTGTGCAACATGTCCATCGAGGCCGGAGCCCGCGCCGGCTGCATCGCGCCCGACGACGTCACGTTCCAGTACCTGGCCGGGCGGCCGCGGGCGCCGCAGGGCCCGGACTGGGATCGCGCGCTCACTCGCTGGCTGACGCTACCCGGCGATCCGGGAGCGATCTATGATCGCACGGTCGAGATCGACGGCAGCGCCGTCGAGCCGACCATCACTTTTGGAACGAATCCGGGAATGTCCGTCCCGATTCGCGGCGAGGTGCCGGATCCGGGGTCCGCCACTGACGCCGCGAATCGGGCGGCATTGGATCGGGCGCTCCGCTACATGGGCCTGCGGCCGGGACAGCCGCTGATCGGCCATCCTATCGACGTCGTCTTCATCGGAAGCTGCACCAACGCGCGCCTCGAGGATCTCCGCGCTGCGGCATCGGTTCTGCGAGGAAGGAAGGTGGCGGCAGGGGTCCGCGCGCTGGTGGTGCCCGGATCCCGGCAGGTGAAGAAGGCGGCCGAGGCAGAGGGCCTGGATCGCGTTTTTCGCGATGCCGGTGCGGAGTGGCGCGAGCCCGGGTGCTCGATGTGCATCGGGATGAACGGCGATCAGGTCGGGCGGGGACAGTCCGCCGTCAGTACCAGCAACCGCAATTTCGAAGGGCGCCAGGGTCCCGGTGCGCGGACTTTCCTCGCCAGCCCACTGACCGCCGCAGCGGCTGCGATTGCCGGCGCCATCGCCGACCCGCGGGAGCTTCTGCGATGACGGCGCTGCAACCCTTCCGCAAGCTCGACTCCCGGACCGCCGTTCTTGCCCGCGCCGACATCGACACCGACCAGATCATTCCGGCGCGCTATCTCAAGGGCACCACGCGCGCCGGCCTTGGCCGCTGGCTCTTTGCTGGCTGGAGGTACGACGAACAGGGCCGTCCGAGGGCAGACTTCCCGCTCTCGCGGCCCGAGGCCCACGGCGCGCAGGTGCTGGTCGCCGGAGCGAATTTCGGCTGCGGGTCATCGCGCGAGCACGCTCCCTGGGCGCTGCTCGATTACGGCTTCCGCGCCGTGGTCAGCTCGTCCATCGCCGACATCTTCCGCGGCAACGCGCTCAAGAACGGGCTCCTGCCGGTGATCGTCGATCCGGCGACGCACGAGATCCTGCTCGCGTCGCCGGGGGTGCGCGTCAGCATCGATCTCGAGTCGTGCACGCTCGCGTTCGGCGACGCCCGCGTCAGCTTCGCCATCGACCCCTTTTCCCGCCGCTGCCTGCTCCAGGGCGTCGACGAGCTCGGGTACCTTCTCGAGCAGGAAGACGCGATCGCCGCATACGAGAAGGAGCAAGGATGAGGGCGCTAATCGCGGTCTTGCCGGGCGACGGCGTCGGTCCGGAAGTGACAGCGGAAGCGGTACGCGTCCTCACCGCGGTGGGCGAGCTGTACGGGCACGCATTCGATCTTCGCGAGGCAACCGTCGGGGGAGTCGCCATCGAGCGAACGGGTGTACCGCTGCCGGACGAGACCGCCGCTCTCTGCCGCGGCGCCGACGCCGTCCTGCTGGGCGCCGTCGGCGGACCGCGGTGGGGCCCTTCATCGCCGGTCCGGCCGGAGCAGGGACTGCTCGAGCTGCGGCGCGCGCTCGGCGTGTTCGCGAACTTGAGGCCTGCCTCGCCGCATCCGCGCGTCGTTGCGGCGTCGCCGCTGAAGCCGGCGGTGCTGCGCGGGGTGGACGTGCTGATCGTCCGCGAGCTGACGGGCGGAATCTACTTCGGCGAGAAGCGCCGCGAGGCGGCCTGGGCCGAGGACCACTGCACCTACAGCGAGGACGAGATCGCGCGCGTCGTCCGCGTCGCAGCGCGGCTTGCGCAGTCGCGCCGCGGCCGGCTGACGTCGGTCGACAAGGCGAACGTGCTCGAGACTTCCCGGCTGTGGCGCGAGGTGACGACGCGCATCGTCCAGGAGGAGTATCCCCGGATCAGCCTGGAGCACCAGCTCGTGGACTCCTGCGCGCTCCGCCTCGTGCAGCGGCCAGCGGACTTCGACGTCATCGTCACCGAGAACCTGTTCGGCGACATCCTCACCGATCTCACCGCCGTGCTCGGCGGCTCGATCGGGATGCTGCCCTCGGCATCGCTCGGAGAGCGCGGACCAGGACTGTACGAGCCGGTGCACGGCTCGGCGCCCGACATCGCCGGCCGTGGGCTTGCGAATCCCTACGGAGCGATCGGGAGCGTCTCGCTGCTGCTCCGCCACTCCTTGCATCTCGAGGACGAGGCCGCCGCGGTCGACGCCGCCATCGGCGCCGCGCTGGAGACCGGGGCGCTCACCGCCGACGTGGCCGACCGGGACGATCGCACCTGCAAGACTGTCGAGGTGGGCGATGCCGTCGTCCACGCGCTGTCGCGGCACAAGGAGTCACGCTGATGGCCGAAGATCCGCGCTCCCACAGCCGCGCCATCACCGAAGGCCCCGACCGGGCGCCGGCGCGGTCGATGCTCAAGGCGATCGGCTTCACCGACGCGGACCTCTCGCGCCCCATCGTCGGCGTCGCCAGCACCTGGACGGAGACGATGCCCTGCAACTTCCACCTGCGTCGCCTGGCCGAGCGGGTGAAGGAGGGCATCCGCTCGGCGGGCGCCACGCCGATGGAGTTCAACACCATCGCCATCAGTGACGGCGTGACCATGGGCACCGAAGGGATGAAGGCGTCGCTGGTGAGCCGGGAAGTGATCGCCGACTCCATCGAGCTGGTCGGGCGCGGGCATCTCTTCGACGCGATGGTAACGCTGGTTGCCTGCGACAAGACGATCCCGGGCGGCGCGATGGCGTTGCTGCGGCTGAACCTGCCCTCGCTCCTGCTCTATGGCGGGTCGATTGCGCCAGGACACTTCGACGGGCGCGACGTGACCATCCAGGACGTGTTCGAGGCGGTGGGAGCGCACGCCGCCGGACACCTCCCGCTCGCGCGTCTCAAGGAGCTCGAGGACGTGGCCTGCCCGGGCAGCGGCGCCTGCGGCGGCCAGTACACCGCGAACACCATGGCGCTGGCTATGGAGGTGCTGGGCCTCTCGCCGCCCGGCTACGCGACGATTCCGGCGGAAGACCCGCGCAAGGACGATGCGACGCGCGCCGCAGGAGCGGATCTCGTGCGGCTCCTGCGCGAGAATCGCACGCCGGCCGACGTGATCACGCGTGCGTCGTTCGAAAACGCCATCGCGGCGGTGGCCGCCACCGGGGGATCGACCAACGCGGTGCTGCATCTGCTGGCGCTGGCGCGGGAGGCGGGGATTCCGCTTGCGCTCGACGACTTCGACGAGGTCAGCCGGCGCACTCCTCTGATTGCGGATTTGAAGCCTGGCGGGCGGTACACCGCGGTGGATCTCGACCGCGCAGGCGGCGTGCCGCTGATCGTCCAGCGCCTCCTCCAAGCGAATCGCTTCCACGGCGATGCAGCCACCGCCGACGGAAAGACCTGGAAGGAGCATGCGAACGCCGCCACGGAGCCGCCCGGCCAGGACGTGGTGCGCCCCCACGGCGAACCGCTGCGCAAGACCGGTGGCCTCGTGATCCTGCGCGGCAACCTCGCGCCGGACGGCTGCGTGCTGAAGATGGCGGGGCACGAGCGGACGTTCCATCGCGGCCCGGCCCGCGTCTTCGAACGCGAGGAGGACGCCTTCGCCGCGGTCCGCGATCGGCGCATCCGGGCCGGGGACGTCGTCGTTATCCGCTACGAGGGCCCGCGCGGCGGTCCCGGGATGCGCGAGATGCTGGGCGTCACTGCTGCGCTCGTTGGCGAGGGCCTCGGCGAATCCGTTGCGCTGCTCACCGACGGCCGGTTCAGCGGCGCGACTCGCGGCCTGATGGTCGGGCACGTCGCGCCGGAAGCGGCCGTCGGCGGGCCCATCGCTGCCCTGCGCGAGGGCGATAGCGTGGTGTTCGACGTGGAGCGGCGCACGCTGTCCGTCGAGCTTTCCGCCGCCGAGCTGGCAGCGCGGATGCGCGGCTTCCAGCCGCCGCCGCCGCGCTACACCTCCGGCGTTTTCGCCAAGTACGTCGCTCTGGTTTCTTCGGCCGCCGAAGGCGCGGTCACGCAGGTTCCCGCTGTTTCCGCAAGTTCCGCAAGCAGCAGTCCCACGCAAGCAGAAGCGAAGGAAGTGAACGATGGCCACCATCTACACGGATAAGGACGCAACCCTCGACCTCGTCCGCGGCCGCAAGGTCGCGGTGGTCGGATACGGCAGCCAGGGTCACGCGCACGCGCTCAACCTCAAGGACTCCGGCGTCGACGTCCGCGTCGGACTTCCGGAGGAGAGCAAGTCGCGCCAGAAGGCGCAGGCGGCGGGCCTGTCCGTCCTCACCGTGGCCGAGGCGGCGCGCGAGGCGGACCTGATCATGGTGCTCGCGCCCGACGAGAAGCAGAGGAGGATCTACGAGGAGGACATCGCGCCTCATCTCACGGCGGGCAAGGCGCTCTTCTTCGCGCATGGATTCAACATCCACTACGGGCAGATCAAGCCGCCGCCGGAAGTCGACGTCGTCCTCATCGCTCCCAAGGCGCCGGGGCACATGGTGCGCCAGGCC of Deltaproteobacteria bacterium contains these proteins:
- a CDS encoding 2-isopropylmalate synthase → MNRNGNETSDRVIVFDTTLRDGEQAPGGSMNLSQKMQVAKALAALGVDVMEVGFPVASPGDFQAVEAISRQVEGPVICALARAHRPDIDAVLKALAPASRRRVHVFLATSPIHREHKLRMTQAEVVRVATGAIEYARERCDDVEFSAEDAARTEPDFLVEVVERAIEAGATTINIPDTVGYAVPSHFAAIIENLRAKVRGIDRVVLSVHCHDDLGMAVANSLAALQAGARQVECTVNGIGERAGNCSLEEVVMALRTRHDFFGLRTGIRTQQLCSASRVVAGATGFHVARNKAVVGQNAFAHESGIHQHGMINHQQTYEVMRPEDVGFKSSNLVLGKHSGRHALNARLHDLGYQLEPEQIDKVFEELKRLADKKKEIYDGDLDALLVGLFQNGTARRWELASLNAVSGTGTPPTAAVSLLTRDGRKLDEAATGDGPVDAVFKCIERITGVKARLRDFTIASVSAGEDAQGEVIVVVEHEGRTYRGRGLSTDIVLASAEAYLEVVNRISAGRLQRKTPPEPEVVCGAV
- the leuC gene encoding 3-isopropylmalate dehydratase large subunit, with the protein product MAQSEPRTLFGKLWDAHLVRPETDEAPAVLYVDLHLVHEVTSPQAFSVLRERGIGVRRPGRTLATMDHSTPTTPRPRGTKLVIEDRDCAAQLGALEANCAQFGVELHSLSSEQQGIVHVIGPELGLTQPGMTIVCGDSHTSTHGAFGAFAFGIGTSEVAHVLATQCLLQRRPRTLQVRVEGRPRPGVTAKDLILSIIGRIGIAGGTGHVIEYTGSAIRALSMEERMTVCNMSIEAGARAGCIAPDDVTFQYLAGRPRAPQGPDWDRALTRWLTLPGDPGAIYDRTVEIDGSAVEPTITFGTNPGMSVPIRGEVPDPGSATDAANRAALDRALRYMGLRPGQPLIGHPIDVVFIGSCTNARLEDLRAAASVLRGRKVAAGVRALVVPGSRQVKKAAEAEGLDRVFRDAGAEWREPGCSMCIGMNGDQVGRGQSAVSTSNRNFEGRQGPGARTFLASPLTAAAAAIAGAIADPRELLR
- the leuD gene encoding 3-isopropylmalate dehydratase small subunit, whose amino-acid sequence is MQPFRKLDSRTAVLARADIDTDQIIPARYLKGTTRAGLGRWLFAGWRYDEQGRPRADFPLSRPEAHGAQVLVAGANFGCGSSREHAPWALLDYGFRAVVSSSIADIFRGNALKNGLLPVIVDPATHEILLASPGVRVSIDLESCTLAFGDARVSFAIDPFSRRCLLQGVDELGYLLEQEDAIAAYEKEQG
- the leuB gene encoding 3-isopropylmalate dehydrogenase, which translates into the protein MRALIAVLPGDGVGPEVTAEAVRVLTAVGELYGHAFDLREATVGGVAIERTGVPLPDETAALCRGADAVLLGAVGGPRWGPSSPVRPEQGLLELRRALGVFANLRPASPHPRVVAASPLKPAVLRGVDVLIVRELTGGIYFGEKRREAAWAEDHCTYSEDEIARVVRVAARLAQSRRGRLTSVDKANVLETSRLWREVTTRIVQEEYPRISLEHQLVDSCALRLVQRPADFDVIVTENLFGDILTDLTAVLGGSIGMLPSASLGERGPGLYEPVHGSAPDIAGRGLANPYGAIGSVSLLLRHSLHLEDEAAAVDAAIGAALETGALTADVADRDDRTCKTVEVGDAVVHALSRHKESR